From a single Bacteroidales bacterium genomic region:
- a CDS encoding NADH:ubiquinone reductase (Na(+)-transporting) subunit F — protein MILLESLTLTLIIGTIAFLIVIIALVLMLLYAKSKLTQSGPVKITINEEKEIETTAGNSLLSTLSNNKIFLPSACGGGGSCGMCKCQVIEGGGEILPTEVGFFTRKQIQQNWRLGCQVKVRTDMKIHVPEEVLGIKKWECEVISNKNVATFIKEFVVKLPEGEQLNFRSGGYIQIDVPKCEVDFSKDIDVEPEYRDEWDKYNMWRLKMVNKEETFRAYSMANHPAENNIIMLNVRIATPPWDKKSNAFLNVNPGVCSSFIFSRKPGDKVMISGPYGEFFIKDTQREMMFIGGGAGMAPMRSHIFDQFLTKKTTRKATFWYGARSKREIFYEEHFREIEKQFPNFKFTIALSEPKPEDNWTGLTGFIHQVIYDQYLSKHEAPEDIEYYLCGPPQMNAAVQKMLDELGVPKEMIAFDDFGG, from the coding sequence ATGATATTACTTGAAAGTTTAACATTAACGCTGATTATTGGAACCATTGCTTTTCTTATTGTTATCATTGCATTGGTCTTAATGTTATTGTATGCCAAATCTAAATTGACTCAATCGGGTCCAGTTAAAATAACCATAAATGAAGAAAAAGAAATTGAAACAACAGCAGGTAATTCACTTTTATCGACTCTCTCGAATAACAAGATTTTTCTTCCTTCGGCTTGTGGCGGTGGTGGCTCTTGTGGAATGTGTAAATGCCAAGTAATAGAAGGAGGTGGAGAGATATTACCAACTGAGGTCGGATTTTTTACACGAAAACAAATACAGCAAAATTGGCGTTTGGGTTGTCAGGTTAAGGTAAGAACCGATATGAAGATACATGTACCCGAAGAAGTTTTGGGTATAAAGAAATGGGAATGTGAAGTGATTTCTAATAAAAATGTAGCTACTTTTATTAAAGAATTTGTTGTTAAATTGCCTGAAGGAGAGCAACTTAATTTTCGTTCGGGAGGATATATTCAGATCGATGTTCCTAAATGCGAAGTTGATTTTAGCAAAGATATCGATGTAGAACCCGAATATCGCGATGAATGGGATAAATACAACATGTGGCGATTAAAGATGGTGAATAAAGAAGAAACTTTTAGAGCTTATTCGATGGCAAACCATCCTGCAGAAAATAACATTATTATGTTAAATGTTCGTATAGCTACACCACCGTGGGATAAAAAAAGTAATGCTTTCTTAAATGTAAATCCAGGTGTTTGCAGTTCATTTATTTTTAGCCGAAAACCTGGCGATAAAGTGATGATAAGCGGTCCTTATGGTGAATTTTTTATTAAGGATACTCAACGCGAAATGATGTTTATTGGAGGTGGGGCAGGGATGGCACCTATGCGTTCGCATATATTCGATCAGTTTTTAACCAAGAAAACAACACGTAAAGCAACTTTTTGGTATGGGGCACGATCAAAACGCGAAATATTTTACGAAGAGCACTTCCGTGAAATAGAAAAACAATTCCCTAATTTTAAATTTACTATTGCCTTATCTGAACCAAAGCCCGAAGATAATTGGACAGGTTTAACAGGATTTATTCATCAAGTTATATACGATCAATATTTGAGTAAACACGAAGCTCCCGAAGATATTGAATATTATTTATGTGGACCTCCTCAAATGAATGCAGCTGTGCAAAAAATGCTTGACGAACTCGGTGTGCCCAAAGAAATGATCGCCTTTGACGATTTTGGAGGTTAA
- a CDS encoding alpha-amylase — protein MRAICFYFQVHQPFRLRRYRFFEIGNNHYYFDDFANQSIMRKVAEKCYLPTNQLMYDLIQEYGTRFKIAYSISGTALDQFERYAPDVLESFRRLVATGCVEILGETYSHSLSALRDKEEFFNQVRLHSEKVERLFGVKPTSFRNTELIYSDQIGQMVYELGFKGQLTEGAKHILGWKSPNYLYCNALEPRLKLLLKNYQLSDDIAFRFSNKAWTEWPLTTEKYVSWLNAIDSRQEIVNLFMDYETFGEHQWAETGIFEFMRHLPKAVFAHSNYQFITPSEAFDLLDPVAPIHVPYPISWADEERDLTAWLGNELQDDAFNALYKLLPKVRQSQNPQIYNDWLYLQTSDHFYYMCTKWFSDGDVHKYFNHYDTPYEAYINYMNVISDFEIRINQITGQNETLIKPLEKEKSKFKPSIIVQPGTELVYPEEFDTPTTKRKTTKRKTTQAKKKKSTTRKKTKTSKTSSKKK, from the coding sequence ATGAGAGCAATTTGTTTTTATTTTCAAGTACACCAACCTTTTCGCTTACGTCGTTATCGTTTTTTTGAAATAGGCAATAACCATTATTACTTTGACGATTTTGCTAACCAAAGCATTATGCGTAAAGTAGCAGAAAAATGCTATTTGCCAACCAATCAGCTTATGTACGACTTAATTCAAGAATATGGAACGCGTTTTAAAATAGCATATTCTATTAGCGGTACAGCCTTAGACCAATTTGAACGTTATGCTCCTGATGTACTCGAAAGTTTTAGACGCTTAGTAGCTACTGGATGTGTTGAAATACTTGGTGAAACATATTCGCATAGCTTATCTGCTCTTCGTGATAAAGAAGAATTTTTTAATCAAGTTCGTTTACACTCTGAAAAAGTAGAACGTTTATTCGGTGTTAAACCAACATCGTTTAGAAACACGGAGCTTATTTATAGCGACCAAATAGGCCAAATGGTTTATGAACTTGGCTTTAAAGGTCAACTTACCGAAGGCGCCAAACATATACTGGGCTGGAAGTCGCCCAATTATTTGTATTGCAACGCACTAGAACCTCGCCTTAAACTTTTATTAAAAAACTATCAACTAAGCGACGACATTGCTTTTAGATTCTCTAATAAAGCATGGACCGAATGGCCTTTGACAACAGAAAAATACGTATCTTGGCTTAATGCAATTGATAGTCGTCAGGAAATTGTAAACTTATTTATGGATTATGAAACTTTTGGCGAACATCAATGGGCCGAAACCGGAATATTTGAATTTATGAGACATCTCCCAAAGGCTGTTTTTGCTCATTCGAACTATCAATTCATAACCCCAAGCGAAGCGTTTGATTTATTAGATCCTGTAGCTCCCATACATGTCCCCTATCCCATATCGTGGGCAGATGAAGAACGCGATTTAACTGCTTGGCTTGGCAATGAACTCCAAGACGACGCCTTTAATGCACTCTATAAACTTTTACCCAAAGTTCGACAAAGCCAAAATCCACAAATATATAACGACTGGCTATATTTACAAACCAGCGACCATTTCTATTATATGTGTACAAAATGGTTTAGCGATGGCGATGTACATAAATACTTTAATCATTATGATACACCCTATGAAGCATACATTAATTATATGAATGTTATAAGTGACTTTGAAATTCGCATTAACCAAATTACAGGACAAAACGAAACACTAATTAAACCTCTTGAAAAAGAAAAATCTAAATTTAAACCTTCTATCATTGTTCAACCAGGTACAGAGCTTGTTTATCCCGAAGAATTCGATACTCCAACTACTAAACGTAAAACCACTAAACGCAAGACAACACAAGCAAAGAAAAAAAAAAGCACTACACGCAAAAAAACAAAAACAAGCAAAACGTCTAGTAAAAAGAAATAA
- a CDS encoding glycosyltransferase family 4 protein, producing MKVLMFGWEFPPHITGGLGTACYGLVKGLAKQNINVIFIVPRLFGGEDHKHAYLLSASDVEINERNFNYEEYWNNVKYYEIGSSLIPYVGPEDFLKLIGEETTVNTHFDEKVFRAKYQFSGKYGESLYAEVSRYALIASVLAKEHPHDVIHAHDWLTYPAGMAAKKVSGKPLVVHVHATEFDRSGENINQYVYDIERKGMEAADRVITVSNLTRQYVIERYGIPAEKVFTVHNAVEPVNINEINQNKGFPEKLVTFLGRITFQKGPDYFVEAAYKVFQRDPNIRFVMAGSGDMLNRMVRRVAYYRMGHKFQFAGFLKGEEVYRLFSISDVYVMPSVSEPFGISPLEAMRSNVPVIISKQSGVSEVLRYALKVDFWDVDALADAIYGLTHYEGISKMFRKYGREEVDNLKWDNSAQKIIEIYNSIN from the coding sequence ATGAAAGTACTAATGTTTGGATGGGAATTCCCACCTCATATCACCGGAGGTCTTGGCACCGCTTGTTACGGACTTGTTAAAGGATTAGCAAAGCAAAACATAAATGTTATTTTTATTGTCCCCCGCTTATTTGGCGGAGAAGATCATAAACATGCTTATCTTTTAAGCGCTAGCGATGTTGAAATTAATGAACGAAACTTCAACTACGAAGAATATTGGAACAATGTAAAATACTATGAAATAGGTAGTAGTCTTATTCCTTATGTTGGTCCAGAAGATTTTTTAAAACTCATTGGCGAAGAAACTACCGTCAATACTCATTTTGATGAAAAAGTATTTAGAGCAAAATATCAATTTTCGGGAAAATATGGCGAAAGCCTCTATGCCGAAGTTAGTCGATATGCCCTTATTGCATCTGTTTTAGCTAAAGAACACCCACACGATGTAATTCACGCACACGATTGGCTCACATATCCGGCTGGAATGGCAGCTAAAAAAGTATCTGGCAAACCATTGGTAGTTCATGTACACGCCACCGAATTCGATCGAAGCGGTGAAAACATTAACCAATATGTTTACGATATTGAGCGAAAAGGGATGGAAGCAGCCGACAGAGTCATAACTGTAAGTAATCTTACTCGTCAATACGTAATAGAACGATATGGTATTCCAGCTGAAAAAGTATTTACAGTTCATAACGCCGTTGAACCCGTCAACATCAACGAAATAAATCAAAATAAAGGATTCCCTGAAAAACTTGTTACTTTTTTAGGAAGAATTACCTTTCAAAAAGGTCCTGATTATTTTGTAGAAGCAGCTTATAAAGTATTTCAACGCGACCCTAATATCCGATTTGTAATGGCGGGTAGCGGCGATATGTTAAATCGAATGGTTCGACGTGTTGCATATTATAGAATGGGTCACAAATTTCAATTTGCAGGCTTTTTAAAAGGCGAAGAAGTATATCGATTATTTAGCATAAGCGATGTTTATGTCATGCCTTCGGTAAGCGAACCCTTTGGAATATCACCCCTCGAAGCTATGCGATCCAACGTTCCGGTTATCATCTCTAAACAAAGTGGAGTATCTGAAGTGTTGCGATACGCTTTAAAAGTTGACTTCTGGGATGTCGATGCCCTTGCCGATGCTATTTATGGATTAACCCATTACGAAGGCATTTCAAAAATGTTCCGTAAATATGGACGTGAAGAAGTAGATAATCTTAAATGGGATAATAGTGCCCAAAAAATAATCGAAATTTATAACTCTATCAATTAA
- a CDS encoding NADH:ubiquinone reductase (Na(+)-transporting) subunit B: MNGLRKFLDKIKPSFQKGGKFHFLHSTFDAFETFLFVPNKTTQRGAHIRDSIDLKRTMSIVIMALIPALLFGMYNVGYQYFKAIGQEAGFGEMFWFGFLKVIPIVIVSYVSGLTVEFIFAQVRHHEVNEGFLVSGMLIPLIMPVNIPLWMVSVATIFAVIFGKEVFGGTGMNVFNPALLARAFIFFAYPKHISGDMPWTYGLTEHIQTVDGFSGATPLANAASYAIDKIPDNWTLFIGLIPGSIGETSKAAILIGAFILLFTGVANWRVMLSVVLGGLFMGGIMNLFAVNPYMELSPITQLLMGGFMFGAVFMATDPVTAAQTNTGKYIFGFLVGVLALLIRVLNPAYPEGMMLAILLMNAFAPLIDHYVIQANIKRRMKRVKVSTNK, translated from the coding sequence ATGAATGGACTCAGAAAATTTTTAGATAAGATAAAGCCTTCGTTTCAAAAAGGAGGTAAGTTTCATTTTTTGCATTCTACGTTTGATGCATTTGAAACTTTTTTATTTGTACCCAATAAAACGACTCAAAGAGGTGCTCATATTCGCGATAGCATTGATTTAAAGCGTACCATGTCTATTGTCATAATGGCACTTATTCCGGCATTGCTCTTTGGTATGTACAATGTGGGTTATCAGTATTTCAAAGCTATAGGTCAAGAAGCAGGTTTTGGCGAAATGTTTTGGTTTGGTTTTTTAAAGGTAATTCCAATTGTTATAGTTAGCTATGTGTCTGGATTAACGGTAGAATTTATTTTTGCTCAAGTTCGACACCACGAAGTTAACGAGGGTTTTTTGGTTTCGGGTATGCTCATCCCACTTATAATGCCCGTAAATATTCCTTTGTGGATGGTCTCGGTAGCTACCATTTTTGCCGTTATTTTTGGTAAAGAAGTTTTTGGTGGTACGGGTATGAATGTTTTTAATCCGGCTTTATTAGCACGTGCGTTTATTTTCTTTGCTTATCCTAAACATATTTCAGGCGATATGCCGTGGACTTATGGTTTAACAGAACATATTCAAACGGTTGATGGTTTTTCGGGTGCAACACCTTTAGCCAATGCAGCATCGTATGCAATAGATAAAATACCCGATAATTGGACACTTTTTATTGGTTTAATTCCTGGTTCTATAGGTGAGACTTCGAAAGCAGCCATTTTAATAGGAGCATTCATTCTTTTATTTACAGGAGTTGCTAATTGGCGAGTAATGCTTTCGGTTGTGTTGGGTGGTTTATTTATGGGCGGAATAATGAATTTGTTTGCTGTTAATCCTTATATGGAATTGTCGCCTATTACCCAACTTTTAATGGGTGGATTTATGTTTGGAGCGGTATTTATGGCTACCGATCCTGTTACAGCGGCTCAAACCAATACCGGAAAATATATTTTCGGATTTTTAGTAGGCGTATTGGCGTTACTTATTCGTGTCCTTAATCCTGCGTATCCCGAGGGTATGATGTTGGCTATATTATTAATGAATGCTTTTGCGCCTCTTATTGACCATTATGTGATTCAGGCAAACATTAAACGCAGAATGAAAAGAGTTAAGGTTTCTACAAACAAATAA
- the radC gene encoding DNA repair protein RadC gives MDKLNNSIKNWAEEDRPREKLLKKGVRALSNAELIAILLRTGTANANAIEVARNLLKTANEDLNILAQFDINKLKSINGLGFAKAVTIKAALELGNRRQLQTSLQLPSFSSSKEVYTFFKSIIGDSTQEESWYITLNNANKLKGYYSLSKGGKTGTVIDIKLILKQAIIDEASAIILAHNHPSGNLKPSDQDIQITDKLNKASEIMQIKLLDHLIITQIDYFSFADNGMI, from the coding sequence ATGGATAAATTAAATAATTCTATTAAAAATTGGGCAGAAGAAGATCGTCCACGCGAAAAACTCCTAAAAAAAGGAGTTAGAGCATTAAGCAATGCCGAACTAATCGCTATTTTATTAAGAACGGGAACAGCCAATGCAAATGCGATTGAAGTTGCAAGAAATTTGTTAAAAACAGCCAACGAAGACCTAAATATATTAGCTCAATTTGATATAAATAAATTAAAATCTATCAATGGGCTTGGATTTGCTAAGGCTGTTACAATAAAAGCAGCATTAGAACTTGGTAATAGACGTCAACTTCAAACATCTTTACAACTTCCAAGTTTTTCGTCAAGCAAAGAAGTTTATACCTTTTTTAAATCGATTATTGGCGATAGCACTCAAGAAGAATCATGGTATATTACCCTAAACAATGCAAATAAACTTAAAGGTTATTATTCACTGAGTAAAGGAGGAAAAACAGGCACCGTCATAGATATAAAGCTTATTTTGAAACAAGCCATTATTGACGAAGCAAGTGCTATTATCTTAGCCCATAACCATCCATCGGGCAATTTAAAACCTAGTGATCAAGATATACAAATTACCGATAAACTCAACAAAGCTTCTGAAATAATGCAAATAAAATTACTCGACCATTTAATTATTACCCAAATAGATTATTTTAGCTTTGCCGATAACGGAATGATATAA
- the upp gene encoding uracil phosphoribosyltransferase, with amino-acid sequence MNTHILGKENSLLNQFVAELRDENIQTDSMRFRRNLERIGEIFAYEISKTLNYEEKQVVTPLGISTVSVPSEKPVLATILRAGLPLHQGLLNYYDTADNSFISAFRKYSKDGTFRIELEYISCPNLDQRTLILCDPMLATGSSIILAYKALLTNGMPKHMHIVTVVASKEGIKNLQKNLDTRNITIWAAAVDEELTVKSYIVPGIGDAGDLAYGSKI; translated from the coding sequence ATGAATACCCATATACTTGGAAAAGAAAATAGTCTGCTTAATCAATTTGTAGCAGAACTTAGAGACGAAAATATTCAAACTGATAGTATGCGTTTTAGACGAAACCTTGAACGTATTGGTGAAATTTTTGCTTATGAGATAAGTAAAACGTTGAACTACGAAGAAAAACAAGTAGTTACACCATTAGGCATTTCAACGGTTTCGGTACCTTCCGAAAAACCTGTATTAGCAACTATTTTAAGGGCTGGGCTTCCACTACATCAAGGACTTTTAAATTATTATGACACAGCCGATAATTCGTTTATTAGTGCTTTCAGAAAATACAGTAAAGACGGAACATTTCGCATCGAATTAGAATATATTTCTTGTCCTAACTTAGATCAACGTACACTTATTTTATGCGATCCAATGTTAGCAACAGGCTCTTCTATTATTTTAGCTTACAAAGCTTTATTAACCAACGGAATGCCGAAGCACATGCATATAGTTACAGTGGTTGCTAGTAAAGAAGGCATTAAAAACTTACAAAAAAATCTTGATACTCGAAATATAACAATTTGGGCAGCTGCTGTTGACGAAGAACTAACTGTAAAATCATATATTGTACCTGGCATTGGCGATGCGGGCGACCTTGCATATGGAAGTAAAATTTAG
- the nqrC gene encoding NADH:ubiquinone reductase (Na(+)-transporting) subunit C, which translates to MHSNRYIFIYSTVKVIIVAILLTVVAIGLKPKQQYNIKVEKMQNILASVNILSTTKNAEELFNKYIVDQKVIDVNGNEQPNLKAFDINVEQESKVPADKRKLPIYICKTDKGETKYILPTYGKGLWGPIWGYISVNDDKNTVYGSFFDHKGETPGLGAEIATTAFQAQFAGKKLFDDNGTFVSIKAVKGGADKNDVHGVDAISGGTITSNGLTKMLMDELKPYENFLKQKN; encoded by the coding sequence ATGCATAGCAATAGATATATTTTTATTTACTCGACCGTAAAGGTAATTATTGTTGCCATTTTATTAACAGTTGTTGCTATTGGTTTAAAACCCAAACAACAATACAATATTAAAGTAGAGAAAATGCAAAATATACTTGCTTCTGTAAACATTTTATCTACTACTAAAAATGCCGAAGAATTGTTCAATAAATACATTGTTGACCAAAAGGTTATAGATGTTAATGGCAACGAACAACCCAATTTAAAAGCCTTTGATATTAATGTTGAACAAGAAAGTAAGGTGCCAGCCGATAAAAGAAAATTGCCGATATACATTTGTAAAACCGATAAAGGTGAAACGAAATATATTCTTCCAACTTATGGTAAAGGTTTATGGGGGCCTATTTGGGGATATATTTCCGTTAATGATGACAAAAACACCGTTTATGGTTCTTTCTTCGACCATAAAGGGGAAACCCCTGGTTTAGGAGCCGAAATAGCAACTACAGCTTTTCAAGCTCAGTTTGCCGGCAAAAAACTTTTTGATGATAACGGAACCTTTGTTTCGATTAAAGCCGTTAAAGGAGGTGCTGATAAAAACGATGTTCACGGTGTTGATGCTATTTCGGGTGGAACCATTACAAGCAATGGTTTGACCAAAATGTTAATGGATGAATTAAAACCTTATGAAAACTTTTTGAAACAAAAAAATTAG
- a CDS encoding Na(+)-translocating NADH-quinone reductase subunit A — protein sequence MSKTIKLRKGLDIRLKGKAEQQWLNVVPSSLFAICPQDFIGLVPKPLLKEGDEVKAGTPLFYHKDIPDIVIASPVSGKLNQIKRGEKRKILAFIIESDGAITYNEGVNISQLSSESLREALLKTGLWAYIKQRPYNIIANPNSNPKAIFISGFDTAPLAPDLEFILQDENQALQAGINVLKKLVQVPIYVGLKANKKSVFESIQGIELNYFDGPHPAGNVGVHIHHINPINKGEVVWTLQPEDLVIIGRYALTGKYDVTRKIAVVGSQVQHPAYVKTIQGASIASLTYNNIIGENNRYISGNVLTGLNKGQDGFLGFYDRMISVIPEGNKYEFLGWAMPGFNKFSMSKTFFSWLAPKKEYVIDTNYHGGERAYVMTGQYEKVVPMDILPQQLVKAAIIKDIDLLEKLGIYEVVEEDLALCEFVCTSKIEVQTIIREALDTIRSEMS from the coding sequence ATGTCCAAAACAATAAAATTACGCAAGGGTCTCGATATAAGGTTAAAAGGAAAAGCAGAGCAACAGTGGCTTAATGTTGTTCCATCGTCGTTATTTGCTATATGTCCTCAAGATTTTATAGGATTAGTTCCTAAGCCTTTATTAAAAGAAGGTGATGAGGTTAAAGCTGGTACACCTCTTTTTTACCATAAAGATATACCCGATATTGTAATTGCCTCGCCTGTAAGTGGAAAATTAAATCAAATAAAGCGAGGTGAAAAACGTAAAATATTAGCTTTTATCATTGAATCGGACGGAGCAATAACTTACAACGAGGGTGTTAATATCTCACAACTTTCGAGTGAAAGCTTAAGAGAAGCTCTCTTGAAAACAGGCTTATGGGCTTATATTAAACAACGACCTTATAATATTATTGCCAACCCCAATTCTAATCCTAAAGCTATTTTTATAAGCGGTTTCGATACTGCACCATTAGCTCCCGATTTAGAATTTATATTACAAGATGAAAATCAAGCTTTGCAAGCGGGTATCAATGTTTTGAAAAAGCTTGTTCAAGTTCCCATATATGTCGGGTTAAAAGCTAATAAAAAATCAGTTTTTGAATCAATTCAGGGCATTGAATTAAATTATTTCGATGGTCCTCATCCTGCTGGTAATGTAGGGGTTCACATTCATCACATTAACCCTATTAATAAAGGCGAAGTGGTTTGGACCCTTCAACCTGAAGATTTAGTTATTATAGGTCGCTATGCTCTTACTGGCAAATATGATGTTACTCGCAAAATAGCCGTAGTTGGTAGTCAAGTTCAACATCCTGCTTACGTTAAAACTATTCAGGGAGCTTCAATCGCATCGCTTACCTATAATAATATAATAGGAGAGAATAATCGCTATATCTCCGGTAATGTTTTAACGGGGTTGAATAAAGGTCAAGATGGTTTTTTAGGTTTTTATGACCGAATGATAAGCGTTATACCCGAAGGAAACAAATATGAATTTTTAGGATGGGCAATGCCTGGGTTTAATAAGTTTAGCATGTCTAAAACTTTCTTTTCGTGGTTAGCACCAAAAAAAGAATATGTAATAGACACCAACTATCATGGCGGCGAAAGAGCTTATGTAATGACAGGCCAGTATGAGAAAGTGGTTCCTATGGACATATTGCCACAACAGTTAGTTAAAGCAGCCATTATTAAAGATATAGATTTGTTAGAGAAACTTGGTATTTATGAGGTAGTAGAAGAAGATTTAGCTTTGTGCGAATTTGTTTGTACTTCAAAAATAGAAGTACAAACGATAATTCGCGAAGCATTAGATACAATACGTAGTGAAATGAGTTAA
- a CDS encoding 30S ribosomal protein S20: MANHKSSEKRIRQSEARRIENRYYAKTTRNAIKKLRNTKDKKEALELLPKVVSMLDKLAKKHVIHKNKASNLKSGLAKHVQSLA, translated from the coding sequence ATGGCAAATCATAAATCATCCGAAAAACGTATTCGTCAAAGCGAAGCTCGTCGTATTGAAAATCGTTATTATGCAAAAACAACCCGTAATGCGATAAAAAAATTACGCAACACTAAAGACAAAAAAGAAGCCTTAGAACTATTGCCCAAAGTAGTTTCTATGCTCGACAAACTTGCTAAAAAACATGTTATTCATAAAAATAAAGCTTCTAACTTAAAATCAGGACTTGCAAAGCACGTTCAAAGTTTAGCCTAA
- a CDS encoding NADH:ubiquinone reductase (Na(+)-transporting) subunit D, with product MSNIKEKEPLFSAKIAKTFLGPLNLNNPITVQILGICSSLAVTVQLKPALIMALSVTIVTGFSNLIISIMRNSIPSRIRIIVQLVVIATLVIIVDQALKAYVYDVSKKLSVFVGLIITNCILMGRLEAYAMANKPWPSFVDGIGNGIGYGMILVIVAFFRELLGSGKILGMSVIPDSFYQAGYENNGLMILPPMALVTIGVIIWIHRSWKKSLIEK from the coding sequence ATGAGCAACATAAAAGAAAAAGAACCTTTGTTCTCAGCTAAAATTGCTAAGACATTTTTAGGTCCATTAAATTTAAATAATCCAATAACCGTACAAATTTTAGGTATCTGCTCATCTTTGGCGGTAACGGTTCAGCTAAAGCCTGCTCTTATTATGGCATTGTCGGTAACGATTGTAACCGGTTTTTCTAATCTAATTATATCGATAATGCGAAATTCAATACCATCGCGCATACGTATTATTGTACAATTGGTAGTAATTGCTACCTTGGTTATAATTGTAGATCAGGCCTTAAAAGCTTATGTTTACGATGTAAGTAAAAAGCTTTCTGTTTTTGTTGGTCTTATTATTACTAACTGTATTTTAATGGGGCGTTTAGAAGCCTATGCTATGGCGAATAAACCTTGGCCTTCGTTTGTTGATGGAATTGGAAATGGTATTGGTTATGGTATGATACTGGTCATAGTTGCTTTTTTTAGAGAATTGTTGGGTTCAGGGAAAATACTTGGTATGAGTGTTATACCCGATTCATTTTATCAAGCAGGATACGAAAACAACGGTTTAATGATATTACCACCAATGGCACTTGTTACTATTGGTGTTATTATTTGGATTCATCGAAGTTGGAAAAAATCTCTAATCGAAAAATAA
- the nqrE gene encoding NADH:ubiquinone reductase (Na(+)-transporting) subunit E — MEHFFNILVKSIFIDNMIFAFFLGMCSYLAVSKTVKTSMGLGIAVTFVLIITAPLNYLLYTYVLKEGALSWLDPSYASVDLSYLSFIIFIATIAAMTQLVEMVVEKYSPSLYNALGIFLPLIAVNCAILGVSLFMQEREYTSISDVFAFALGSGIGWWLAIIALAAIREKMRYSNVPAPLRGIGITFILTGLMAIAFMSFMGIQL, encoded by the coding sequence ATGGAACATTTTTTTAATATACTGGTAAAGTCGATTTTTATTGACAACATGATTTTTGCCTTTTTCTTAGGCATGTGTTCGTATTTGGCTGTTTCAAAGACTGTCAAAACAAGTATGGGGTTGGGTATTGCGGTTACATTTGTGCTTATTATCACAGCCCCTCTCAATTATCTTTTATATACTTATGTGTTAAAAGAAGGGGCTTTATCTTGGCTTGATCCAAGCTATGCTTCGGTAGATTTAAGCTATTTAAGCTTTATAATTTTTATTGCTACCATTGCAGCAATGACTCAGTTGGTAGAAATGGTGGTTGAAAAATATTCGCCATCGTTATACAATGCTTTGGGTATTTTCTTGCCACTTATAGCTGTTAACTGTGCTATTTTAGGGGTATCACTCTTTATGCAAGAACGCGAATACACTTCTATTAGCGATGTTTTTGCATTTGCTTTGGGTTCTGGTATTGGCTGGTGGTTAGCGATTATTGCATTAGCCGCTATTCGCGAAAAAATGCGTTATTCGAATGTGCCAGCACCATTACGTGGTATAGGTATTACATTTATACTTACCGGACTAATGGCTATTGCTTTTATGAGTTTTATGGGTATTCAATTATAA